The genome window CGACCGGCTTCTCGGTGTGGGAGACGTTCGTCGGGGCGGTCGGCGGGCTCGTTGCCGGACTGTTCTGAGCGCTCCCGCTGCGGACGCTCTCGAACCGGCTCAGAACTCGTCGAGCGCCGACTGCTCGGCGGCCGCGAGAACGTCGTCGCAGGTCGCCCACGACGCGCGCGCGCAGTCGGGGAGACCGCCCGTATCAGCGACGTACTCGCGGAGGAACGACCGCGTCGCGGGGTCGCTGGGATAGCCGCTCCCGAGGTCGCCATACCCGGCGTACTCCGCGTCGATGGCGGCCATCCGCTCGTCGCGGGCCACCTTCGCGACGACGCTCGCGGCGCCGACGACCGGGTCGTCCGCGTCGGCGCCGTGCGCGGCCGTCACGTCGACCGACGGGAGCGGTTCGCCGTCCACTGAGGCGTCGTTTTCGCCCTCGTCCTCGACGAACTCGCGGAGGCGCCGCGCGAACCGCCCCTCGCTGGTGTCGCCCGCGTCCGCGACGACGCGGACCGGTTCGTCGATATCGGTCGCAACGGTCCCGGAAAGTGCGATTCGCGCCGCCCGTGCCTGTCCACGGACGGTAAGCGTGTTCATGTCCGTGTCGGGTCGGTCGATCTCCGCGGGATCGACGAAGGCGACGCCGACGGCGACCCGCTCGAGCGACGCGATCTCGTCGTCGATCTCCTCGCGCCGAGCCGGCGCGATCCGCTTCGAGTCGTCAACGCCGGCCGGCAGGCTCGCTGGGTCGGCGATCACCGCGGCCGCGACCATCGGTCCCAAGGCGGGCCCCTTGCCGGCCTCGTCGACGCCGAGGTACACGCGTGGCTGGTGGGCGTGCGAGGGGAAATACCTTCAGAAAGGGCGAGGCCTCAGTCGAGCAGGACCGCGCTGACCTGGCCGGTCTGGCCGGGGCGGGAGGTGACGCGGGCGCGGCCGGCGGACGTCTCGATGATGGCGCCCTTCGTGACGATGTTCCGGCGGGCGTAGTTGACGTTCGCGGGGTTGTCGACGACGTTCTCGATATCGGCCTCGCTGACCTCGCCGTCGTCGGCGA of Halorubrum trapanicum contains these proteins:
- the rnhB gene encoding ribonuclease HII yields the protein MYLGVDEAGKGPALGPMVAAAVIADPASLPAGVDDSKRIAPARREEIDDEIASLERVAVGVAFVDPAEIDRPDTDMNTLTVRGQARAARIALSGTVATDIDEPVRVVADAGDTSEGRFARRLREFVEDEGENDASVDGEPLPSVDVTAAHGADADDPVVGAASVVAKVARDERMAAIDAEYAGYGDLGSGYPSDPATRSFLREYVADTGGLPDCARASWATCDDVLAAAEQSALDEF
- a CDS encoding 30S ribosomal protein S8e is translated as MKDQGRSARKRTGGRLKHASNKKRHQLGREPAETTVGETRLQYIDSRGTGKKVRALSTNVAQVADDGEVSEADIENVVDNPANVNYARRNIVTKGAIIETSAGRARVTSRPGQTGQVSAVLLD